The genome window CATCAACCCCATGTGCCCATGACCGCCAACTCTGTTGAAAAGCATATTCTGAGCATCGTTTGCAGCGTTTTTGACGCTTATTCCGTAGTCCTTTTTCTGCCTGACGAAGAAGGCGAAGCGCACCACCTTGCGGCTGCCTTCAGCCTGGGTGAAAGGATTGCGTCCAACGCATCGGTGCTGCCCGGCAAGGGCCTTGTCGGCTGGATTGTTCGTAACCGGCAACCTCTGCTTGTGCCAAATTTTGACCAGCGCCAGAGCAACCTTGGCTACTACACCGGCGGCGAAGAGGCCAACATCAAGGCCTTTATGGGCTGCCCCGTGCCTACCGGCGGCGCGCTCTGCGTTGACAGCAAGCGACAGTACTCTTTTTCAGACAAAGACCACAAGATCCTGCAAATGTTCGCAGAGCTTATCTCCCGCCAGCAGGGTTCCACCGGACGGCAGGAGCTTGCAGGGGATATTCCGCGTTATTTTGCGGAATTGTCCGTTATTCAGGATCTGCGCTTTCGCTACAAGCGCTGGCCCCAGTTTTTGCAAAACTATCTGCGCATCATGGTTGAAGCCACGGGCTTTGACTACTGCGCCTTTGCCTCGGTGGACGAACCGGGCGAAACATATTGCGTTGAGAGCGAATCGGCCCGCCTGCTGTTGACCGGTGAAGAACCGCTTATCCTGCCCATGGGCAGCGGCATAACAGGCTGGGTTTTTCGCAACGACCAGCCAGTGATAGCCGAAGGCGTCGAAGGCGCGCCCGCCACTGTGCTGTTTGGCAAACTGCCGGATATGCCTGATTTTCAGGCTGCCATATGCATGCCTGTCATGGTCAACAAAAGCACGCGCGGCGTACTTTGCCTTGCGCACACCAATCCTCGGCAAATAGACGAATCCCTGCGCAGTTTTGTGCGTCAGTCTGTGGATCATCTGGCCCTGTTTTTGGAAAATCTGTATCTCAAAATGCGGCTCAGAACCATGTTGCCCAGAGCGCGGGTGCACAACGACGGCCCCCAGGCCTATGACCCAGACACTGCGCCCATTCCGCCAACAAAAGAATACTAAATATGATTCTACGGCGTTTCTTCAGATTCTTGTCCAAAGACATTGCCATGGATCTTGGCACTGCCAACACCCTGCTTTACACCAGGGCTGATGGCATTGTGATCAATGAACCATCGGTGGTGGCCATAGACACGCACAAGAATTCTGTTCTCGCCGTGGGCGCTTCAGCCAAGGAATATCTGGGCCGCACACCCCAGCGCATCAAGGCCGTGCGTCCCATGAAGGACGGCGTCATCGCCGACTTCGACATCACCCGCGAAATGATCTCCTACTTTGTGCGCAAGGCCATTACCGGGCTGCGGCTGGTTAAGCCCTCCATGGTCATCTGCATTCCAACGGGCATCACCCAGGTGGAAAAACGCGCGGTCATCGACTCGGCCATTCTGGCAGGTGCTGCCGATGTGGCCATGGTCGAGGAACCCATGGCGGCGGCAATCGGCGCTGACCTGCCCATTCATGAGCCTCTGGGCAATCTGGTGCTCGACATTGGCGGCGGCACAAGCGAGGTGGCTGTTATCACCATGGCGGGCATTGCCAATGCGCAGTCTGTGCGCGTGGCGGGCGATGCCATGAATATGGCCGTGCAACGCTACATGCGCGATGTTTTTCGCATGGAAGTTGGCGACAATACAGCGGAAAATGTGAAGAAGATTCTTGGTTCCGCCATGCCCATGCCCAATGCGCCGGTGCTCGAAGTTTCGGGCAAGGATCTGGTGCGCGGCGCGCCCCGCGTGGTCAAGGTGACGGAAGGCCATGTGCGCGAAGCCTTGCGCGAGCCTGTGCTGGCAATCCTTGGCGCAGTGATGCGCGCGCTGGAAAAAACGCCGCCTGAACTGGCTGCGGATATTTACCGTAACGGCATGCTCATGGCGGGCGGCGGTTCTCTGCTCAAGGGGCTGGATCAGTTTATCGCCAGAGAAACGCGCCTCAAGGTTTTTGTGGACAAAGACCCCCTGACCACCGTGCTGCGCGGCACGGCCCGCGCCATGCTTGACCGCCAGCTCTATCACTCGGTTTTCATTAACTAGCTGTGTCCACGTTGCTTGCCGAGAGGCCGCGACAATCCATCTTTTGAAAACTGTCTGCTGCGGGGTGACCACCCTGCGGCATTTTGCGTTGCAGAACCCGCACGCGTAAAGGAAGCCCCATGTTTGCATCACAGGATATTTTGCAGGGATGTCTGGAAATTGTGCGCCAGAGCGGCGACATCGTGCGCGAGCACTGGGCAAAGCCCAGCAACGTGCGCCACAAGGGCCGCATTGATCTGGTCACGCAGACCGACCTGGCGGTGGAAGCCTTTTTGAAGGAAAAACTGGCAAACCTTGTGCCCGGCGCCGCCTTTATGGCGGAAGAAAGCAGCGAGAGCGAGAAGGAACCGGACGGCCTGTGCTGGATCATCGACCCAGTGGACGGCACAACCAACTTTGTGCACCGCATCCCGCAGGTGGCGACCTCAGTGGCGCTCTGGAACAAGGATCGTGTGGAGCTTGGCGTGGTCAACATTCCCATGATGAACGAATGCTTCAGTGCGCAGCGCGGGCAGGGCGCGTACCTCAACGGCGCGCCCATAAGCGTGAGCAAGGCTGAAACTCTGGGTGATGCGCTGGTGGCCACGGGCTTTCCTTATGACTTTGGCGGACGGCTCGACAGAATACTGGAACGCCTCTCCCTTGTGCTGCCCAAAAGCCAGGGCCTGCGCCGCATAGGCGCGGCGGCGGTGGATATGGCCTATGTGGCCTGCGGCAGGCTGGATATGTTTTATGAAGAAGGGCTGAAACCCTGGGATTTTGCCGCTGGCCTGCTGCTGGTGGAAGAAGCCGGGGGCAAGGTTACCAATTTGCGCGGCGAGGCCATGCATTTTGGTGATGTGCTCATGGCCTCCAACGGGCTGGTGCACCAGGAGGCTGTTGATCTGCTTGGCCCCACCGCCGTATAAGAACACAGCGTTGCACGGCCTGCGCCCTTGGCAGCAGTTTTTTGCAACTGGCAGGCTTGCGCGCGGGTAAATTGAGGGAGTGTGGGCAGGTCAGCGCGGGCGCACAAGGCCAGACTGCACCGCCTGCCGCAAAAAAGGCGATAGCAGTTCGCCAAAGTGTACGCCAAGGCCCCGCAGTTCGTCATAATCGACCAGCATGTGCTGATCCGGGTCGCGCACGGCGGCAGTAGCCAGCGAGGCGGGCATGCGGCCTTCATACAGTGCCACAAAGGCGTTGAAGTTGTCCGGCCCAGGCGGGGAAACGCCGAGCGGCAGTATGCGTCCCTCGTGGTTCCAGTCGTTTTTAAACAGCTCCTGCGCCTTGTGCTCGCTTGATTGCCCGGCGGGCAGCCTCCCGAAGGACGAAAATCCCCAGCCAAGGCCAGGGCGGTTCGTCAGCAGGGCGCGCCCAAGCCGGTCGCGCACAAGCAGGCCCACTGCCCGATGCCGCAGGTTCTGCCGCAGTATGTCCTCGCCGCGCATGATGCACAGCGGTATATTGTTGTGGTCTACAACCTCCTGCAAGTCAGGAGTGTTGCCTAATGAAGGATAAAGGCTGATTTTCATGAATGCTTCCACAGTGCGGGACGAACGCCTTCAGATGCTTGGGCCGCAGCATGCCGCCGCCATGTACGAGATTGAGCGCCAGTGCTTTCCTCTGCCCTGGTCAGAAGAGCAGTGCGCTGCCGCCTTTGGACAAAAGGCTTTTTCGGCATTGGGAATGTTCCGGCATGAGGCGCTGATTGGCTATATATCAGTGTACCACACGCTGGATGAACTGGAAATACTCAATCTTGCAGTTTTGCCGGATGAACGTCGCAGAGGACACGGGCGACGTATATTGGGCGTGGTCTTGCGCCTTGCGCGTAAAATGGCTATAAACAAAATCTTGCTTGAAGTCAGAGTGGGCAACAGGCCCGCTATTTGTCTGTATGAGAGTTGCGGCTTCAAGCGAGAGGGCGTGCGCAAAAAGTATTATACCGATACTGGCGAAGACGCGCTCATTTATCTTTGTTCCATCTGATCCTTGAGGACGCCATGCAAAAAATATTTGCCGCCAACTGGAAGATGTATAAAACCCGCGCTCAGGCTGCCCAAAGCGCCAGCGATCTGGCTAAAGGCCTCGGGCATATGCCTGCGGGGCAGGATGTGGTTGTTTTTGCACCCTTTACGTCCATAAACTGCGTGGCGGACGCCTTTAAGGGCGTTGCGGCGCTTTCGGCGGGCGCACAGAATTGCTATCCCGCAGAAGAAGGGGCTTTTACAGGCGAAACTTCGCCCGCCATGCTGCTTGACGCTGGTGCAAGCTGGGTGCTGACCGGGCATTCCGAGCGGCGGCACATCATGGGCGAGGACGATGCCCTTGTGGCCCGCAAAACAATTTTTGCCCTTGAGCATGGCCTCAAGGTGCTGTTCTGCATCGGCGAAACCCTTAACGAGCGCGAAGCTGGCAAGCTAAACGCCGTGCTTGAGCGCCAGCTTGCCGCCGTTTTTTCGGCCATGCCCGAGAGCCTGCGCGGCGCTGCC of uncultured Desulfovibrio sp. contains these proteins:
- a CDS encoding GAF domain-containing protein; translated protein: MPFATRNALPESRHACGRHHHQPHVPMTANSVEKHILSIVCSVFDAYSVVLFLPDEEGEAHHLAAAFSLGERIASNASVLPGKGLVGWIVRNRQPLLVPNFDQRQSNLGYYTGGEEANIKAFMGCPVPTGGALCVDSKRQYSFSDKDHKILQMFAELISRQQGSTGRQELAGDIPRYFAELSVIQDLRFRYKRWPQFLQNYLRIMVEATGFDYCAFASVDEPGETYCVESESARLLLTGEEPLILPMGSGITGWVFRNDQPVIAEGVEGAPATVLFGKLPDMPDFQAAICMPVMVNKSTRGVLCLAHTNPRQIDESLRSFVRQSVDHLALFLENLYLKMRLRTMLPRARVHNDGPQAYDPDTAPIPPTKEY
- a CDS encoding rod shape-determining protein; translation: MILRRFFRFLSKDIAMDLGTANTLLYTRADGIVINEPSVVAIDTHKNSVLAVGASAKEYLGRTPQRIKAVRPMKDGVIADFDITREMISYFVRKAITGLRLVKPSMVICIPTGITQVEKRAVIDSAILAGAADVAMVEEPMAAAIGADLPIHEPLGNLVLDIGGGTSEVAVITMAGIANAQSVRVAGDAMNMAVQRYMRDVFRMEVGDNTAENVKKILGSAMPMPNAPVLEVSGKDLVRGAPRVVKVTEGHVREALREPVLAILGAVMRALEKTPPELAADIYRNGMLMAGGGSLLKGLDQFIARETRLKVFVDKDPLTTVLRGTARAMLDRQLYHSVFIN
- a CDS encoding inositol monophosphatase family protein; this encodes MFASQDILQGCLEIVRQSGDIVREHWAKPSNVRHKGRIDLVTQTDLAVEAFLKEKLANLVPGAAFMAEESSESEKEPDGLCWIIDPVDGTTNFVHRIPQVATSVALWNKDRVELGVVNIPMMNECFSAQRGQGAYLNGAPISVSKAETLGDALVATGFPYDFGGRLDRILERLSLVLPKSQGLRRIGAAAVDMAYVACGRLDMFYEEGLKPWDFAAGLLLVEEAGGKVTNLRGEAMHFGDVLMASNGLVHQEAVDLLGPTAV
- a CDS encoding NUDIX hydrolase encodes the protein MKISLYPSLGNTPDLQEVVDHNNIPLCIMRGEDILRQNLRHRAVGLLVRDRLGRALLTNRPGLGWGFSSFGRLPAGQSSEHKAQELFKNDWNHEGRILPLGVSPPGPDNFNAFVALYEGRMPASLATAAVRDPDQHMLVDYDELRGLGVHFGELLSPFLRQAVQSGLVRPR
- the rimI gene encoding ribosomal protein S18-alanine N-acetyltransferase, whose protein sequence is MNASTVRDERLQMLGPQHAAAMYEIERQCFPLPWSEEQCAAAFGQKAFSALGMFRHEALIGYISVYHTLDELEILNLAVLPDERRRGHGRRILGVVLRLARKMAINKILLEVRVGNRPAICLYESCGFKREGVRKKYYTDTGEDALIYLCSI
- the tpiA gene encoding triose-phosphate isomerase produces the protein MQKIFAANWKMYKTRAQAAQSASDLAKGLGHMPAGQDVVVFAPFTSINCVADAFKGVAALSAGAQNCYPAEEGAFTGETSPAMLLDAGASWVLTGHSERRHIMGEDDALVARKTIFALEHGLKVLFCIGETLNEREAGKLNAVLERQLAAVFSAMPESLRGAALVGKLAIGYEPVWAIGTGKVAGPEEVLDAHAVTRALLQKIVGETADKLPILYGGSVKPNNAAGLMALDNVDGLLVGGASLEAQSFLQIIGA